Proteins encoded within one genomic window of Pedobacter africanus:
- a CDS encoding RpnC/YadD family protein, with translation MPEEISLIPNKVTVRKKPHKKNDELLKGAFEENFYDFLRFMYADADEVIDFEKGIEFMDKELHTIIPLRERRKGKRQADLLAKLYLKDGTEKWILLNVEIEGSNDRYNVSVATIAVFTGPENQSRQTAYKDQLLGTTLSFTYLTYNIFDHPQQTLIALRNPFALIILACQKAILEGKIPDEELGQERLTIAKALLAQNYDHDRIISFMWFLKNFIFIDNQDINCNFDQQIETLTGGKLDMGIIETIKMQERREGIAEGRHEEALEIAREMKKDKFPTETIAKLTKLSIKEIEELKK, from the coding sequence ATGCCAGAAGAAATAAGTCTGATCCCCAACAAAGTCACCGTTAGAAAAAAGCCGCATAAAAAGAATGATGAGCTATTAAAGGGCGCATTTGAAGAGAATTTTTATGATTTCCTGCGCTTTATGTATGCAGACGCTGACGAGGTCATAGATTTTGAAAAGGGAATTGAGTTTATGGACAAAGAGCTTCATACGATTATTCCCTTAAGAGAAAGAAGAAAAGGCAAACGCCAGGCTGATCTTTTGGCAAAGCTTTACCTTAAAGACGGTACGGAAAAATGGATATTGTTAAACGTAGAAATAGAAGGAAGTAACGATCGTTACAACGTTTCTGTAGCCACAATTGCTGTATTTACAGGCCCGGAAAACCAATCCAGGCAAACGGCGTATAAAGATCAGCTTTTAGGGACAACCCTCTCCTTTACCTATTTAACGTATAACATTTTTGATCATCCCCAGCAAACACTTATTGCCCTGCGAAACCCATTTGCTTTAATAATTCTGGCTTGCCAAAAAGCAATCCTCGAAGGGAAAATACCGGATGAAGAGCTTGGCCAGGAACGGCTTACCATCGCAAAGGCGCTTCTGGCCCAAAATTATGACCATGACCGCATCATCAGTTTTATGTGGTTTTTGAAGAACTTTATATTTATTGACAATCAAGATATTAATTGTAATTTTGATCAGCAGATCGAAACACTAACCGGAGGAAAACTCGATATGGGAATTATAGAAACGATAAAAATGCAGGAAAGACGGGAAGGAATAGCTGAGGGCCGCCACGAAGAAGCTTTGGAAATTGCCCGTGAAATGAAAAAGGATAAATTTCCAACAGAAACAATTGCAAAACTGACCAAACTTTCAATCAAAGAAATCGAGGAACTTAAAAAGTAG
- a CDS encoding TonB-dependent receptor encodes MKKSLLVFSLLLQFVALGAFAQQTIRGKVIDSLTKESLPGAVITLKGAGISTSTTSDGNFSIKKQDGSNVLVISYIGYNRKEVVVPAGKTDLGQITLTSSSNTMDEVMIVANSIAIDRKTPVALSVVNSERIAEKGGQQEFPELLKSVPGIYATKGTGGGFGDSRINMRGFQSANIAVMINGIPVNDMEDGRVFWSNWAGLNDVTSSIQVQRGLGASKVAVPSLGGTVNIQTRTTDVKKGGFIYQGLGSYGFNKTTFSYSTGLTDKGWAFSAMGSRNVGDGYVNGLAYEAYSYFFNVSKIINDKHTLSLTGFGAPQYHASRFERFTLAYYQDAPQGNKFNPNYGILDGKEKTISGNYYHKPQVSLNHSWIIDQTSSLSTALYGSMGRGGNEFPNNASLFLNTRTGNKYTPVDIDALVDLNTAAQDGKAVAYLQSYRNDHVWGGLMSTYKKKLNDKIDLLGGVDLRQYKGIHYNSVRNLLGAEYVLEVYNGAPTTSRGAGNINNPINMAKTGDKIGFYYDGLVGWQGAFVQGEYSYGDLSAFISLSGSNTSYQRVDHFKYLDSDPARKSAKVNYFGYQTKGGANYNIDQHHNVFGNVGYFEKAPIFEAVFAGYQNKKNADAVSEKILSYELGYGYRSTKFSGNVNIYRTTWKDRSTVNPFYDQATQQFYTANLSGVDALHQGVEVDFKYSPVHFLTINGMLSVGDWKWDSNVPKAVITDVNGAPLAGGSIGPLYMKGLKVGDQPQTTLALGASFDVTEDLRIGADYNYFGRYYSSFVPTLITSENLVPWQVPSYSLVDVNAVFKFKFAGIKSSMFANVNNLLGTEYISDSNAQFNNGISDVNNASVYYGAGRTWTVGLKVNF; translated from the coding sequence ATGAAGAAATCTTTACTTGTTTTCTCTTTACTGTTACAGTTTGTTGCGCTCGGTGCTTTTGCCCAGCAGACAATCCGGGGTAAAGTGATCGATTCATTGACAAAAGAATCATTGCCAGGAGCGGTAATTACGCTAAAAGGCGCGGGAATATCTACATCTACTACATCAGATGGGAATTTTTCTATCAAAAAACAGGATGGCTCCAATGTACTGGTGATCTCTTACATCGGCTATAACCGCAAAGAAGTTGTGGTTCCTGCAGGAAAGACAGACCTGGGCCAAATTACCCTTACTTCAAGTTCAAACACCATGGATGAGGTAATGATCGTAGCGAATAGCATTGCTATCGACAGGAAAACACCGGTTGCACTTTCTGTTGTCAATTCCGAGAGAATCGCCGAAAAAGGTGGTCAGCAGGAGTTTCCAGAACTGCTTAAATCGGTACCAGGTATATATGCTACCAAAGGTACCGGTGGTGGTTTCGGAGATTCCAGGATCAACATGAGGGGATTCCAGAGTGCCAATATTGCGGTAATGATCAATGGTATTCCTGTAAACGACATGGAAGATGGCCGCGTATTCTGGTCTAACTGGGCAGGTTTAAATGATGTAACCAGCTCCATTCAGGTGCAAAGAGGTTTAGGTGCCTCCAAAGTAGCCGTGCCTTCATTAGGGGGAACTGTCAATATCCAGACACGTACTACAGATGTTAAAAAAGGCGGTTTTATTTACCAGGGACTGGGAAGTTACGGTTTCAACAAAACTACCTTCTCTTATTCAACAGGTTTAACCGACAAAGGATGGGCATTTTCGGCCATGGGTTCAAGAAATGTGGGCGATGGTTATGTAAATGGCCTGGCTTATGAGGCGTATAGCTATTTCTTTAATGTGTCAAAAATAATCAACGATAAACATACCTTATCGTTAACAGGTTTTGGGGCACCTCAGTATCATGCTTCCAGATTTGAGCGTTTTACACTGGCTTATTATCAGGATGCTCCTCAGGGCAATAAATTCAACCCCAACTACGGTATCCTGGATGGAAAAGAAAAAACAATCAGTGGTAACTACTATCACAAACCACAGGTTTCTTTAAACCACAGCTGGATTATAGATCAGACTTCTTCATTGTCAACCGCACTTTATGGTTCAATGGGTAGGGGAGGAAACGAATTCCCCAACAATGCAAGTCTTTTCCTTAATACAAGAACAGGTAATAAATATACCCCTGTTGATATTGATGCCCTGGTAGATTTAAATACTGCTGCACAAGATGGTAAAGCGGTTGCTTACCTGCAATCTTACAGAAATGACCACGTTTGGGGCGGTTTAATGAGTACCTATAAGAAAAAGCTGAATGATAAAATTGATTTACTGGGTGGAGTTGACTTAAGACAATATAAAGGTATTCACTACAATTCCGTGAGGAATTTATTGGGTGCTGAATATGTTCTGGAAGTGTACAATGGTGCACCTACTACAAGCAGAGGTGCTGGTAACATTAACAACCCTATTAATATGGCTAAAACCGGTGATAAAATCGGGTTTTACTATGATGGTTTAGTAGGCTGGCAGGGTGCTTTCGTACAAGGTGAATACAGTTATGGCGATCTTTCTGCATTCATATCTTTGTCCGGATCCAATACTTCCTACCAGCGTGTTGATCATTTTAAGTACTTAGATTCAGATCCGGCGCGTAAGAGTGCAAAAGTGAACTATTTTGGCTACCAGACTAAAGGTGGTGCAAACTACAACATCGATCAGCACCATAATGTATTTGGTAACGTTGGCTATTTTGAAAAGGCCCCTATTTTCGAAGCTGTATTTGCAGGCTATCAGAATAAAAAGAATGCTGATGCTGTTAGTGAAAAGATTCTTAGCTACGAACTAGGCTATGGTTACAGAAGCACCAAGTTTTCTGGAAATGTGAATATATACCGTACCACCTGGAAAGACAGATCTACTGTAAATCCATTTTATGATCAGGCAACACAACAATTTTATACTGCCAACTTAAGTGGCGTAGATGCCTTACACCAAGGGGTAGAAGTTGATTTTAAATATTCACCGGTGCACTTCCTGACCATTAACGGTATGCTTTCTGTTGGTGACTGGAAATGGGACAGCAATGTGCCAAAGGCGGTCATCACGGATGTTAACGGCGCCCCTTTAGCGGGTGGTTCCATCGGTCCTCTTTATATGAAAGGTCTTAAGGTTGGTGATCAGCCACAAACAACTTTAGCTTTGGGTGCATCTTTTGATGTTACTGAAGATTTAAGGATTGGTGCCGATTACAACTATTTTGGTCGTTATTATTCTTCCTTTGTACCTACTTTGATAACCTCAGAAAATTTAGTGCCATGGCAAGTGCCTAGTTATTCGCTGGTTGATGTAAATGCGGTATTCAAATTCAAATTCGCAGGCATCAAGTCATCCATGTTTGCAAATGTGAATAATCTATTGGGTACGGAATACATTTCAGATTCAAATGCTCAATTTAATAATGGCATCAGTGATGTTAATAATGCAAGCGTATATTATGGAGCTGGCAGAACATGGACTGTAGGGTTAAAAGTTAATTTCTAA
- the lpdA gene encoding dihydrolipoyl dehydrogenase, whose amino-acid sequence MNYDVIVIGSGPGGYVAAIRASQLGLKTAVVERESLGGICLNWGCIPTKALLKSAQVFEYINHAAEYGIKTAEAEADFAAVIKRSRGVADGMSKGVQFLMKKNKIDVIMGTGKVKPGNKVEVKAADGSQKEYTATSIILATGGRSRELPNLKQDGKKVIGYRQAMVLPEQPKSMVVVGSGAIGVEFAYFYATLGTKVTIVEFMENVVPVEDEDVSKQLLRSFKKAGIEIMTSSSVESVDTSGAGCKVQVKTASGMQTLECDIVLSAAGVVANIENLGLEETGIKTEKGKVVVDEFYNTSVKGYYAIGDIVGGQALAHVASAEGIICVEKIAGHKPEPLDYNNIPGCTYCSPEIASVGYTEKAAKAAGYELKIGKFPFSASGKASAAGAKDGFVKLIFDAKYGELLGAHMIGANVTEMIAEIVVARKLETTGHEMIKSVHPHPTMSEAIMEAAADAYGEVIHL is encoded by the coding sequence ATGAACTACGATGTAATTGTTATAGGCAGCGGTCCGGGTGGATATGTGGCTGCGATCAGAGCTTCTCAGTTAGGTTTGAAAACTGCAGTAGTTGAACGCGAATCTTTAGGTGGAATATGCCTGAACTGGGGCTGTATACCAACCAAAGCATTATTAAAAAGCGCTCAGGTATTTGAATACATTAACCATGCTGCTGAGTATGGAATTAAAACTGCCGAAGCTGAAGCAGATTTTGCTGCTGTGATTAAACGCAGTCGTGGTGTTGCCGATGGCATGAGCAAAGGTGTTCAGTTCTTGATGAAAAAGAACAAAATTGATGTGATCATGGGTACCGGTAAAGTGAAGCCGGGCAACAAGGTAGAAGTTAAAGCTGCCGACGGATCGCAAAAAGAATATACAGCTACCAGTATCATACTGGCTACAGGCGGAAGGTCAAGAGAATTGCCCAACCTGAAACAGGACGGTAAAAAAGTAATTGGCTACAGACAGGCGATGGTATTGCCGGAGCAGCCAAAATCTATGGTTGTAGTAGGCTCTGGCGCTATTGGCGTTGAATTTGCCTATTTCTATGCCACATTGGGTACCAAGGTAACCATCGTAGAATTTATGGAAAATGTGGTGCCGGTAGAAGATGAAGATGTATCGAAACAATTGCTGCGCAGCTTCAAAAAAGCTGGCATCGAGATCATGACTTCTTCGAGCGTAGAATCTGTTGATACCAGCGGTGCCGGATGCAAAGTTCAGGTAAAAACTGCTTCAGGCATGCAGACACTGGAATGCGACATCGTATTGTCGGCCGCCGGAGTTGTGGCCAACATCGAAAACCTTGGACTGGAAGAAACAGGTATCAAAACAGAAAAAGGTAAAGTTGTTGTAGACGAGTTCTACAATACCTCTGTTAAAGGCTATTATGCAATTGGAGATATTGTTGGCGGGCAAGCGCTTGCACACGTAGCTTCAGCCGAAGGCATTATCTGCGTAGAGAAAATTGCAGGTCATAAACCAGAGCCCCTGGACTACAACAACATCCCAGGATGTACGTACTGCAGCCCGGAAATCGCTTCTGTAGGTTATACCGAGAAAGCAGCCAAAGCTGCTGGATATGAGCTTAAGATTGGTAAATTCCCATTCTCTGCTTCGGGTAAAGCCAGTGCTGCCGGTGCAAAAGATGGTTTTGTAAAACTGATTTTTGATGCCAAGTATGGGGAATTGCTGGGTGCACACATGATTGGTGCTAACGTTACAGAAATGATTGCTGAAATTGTGGTGGCCAGAAAACTGGAAACTACAGGCCATGAAATGATCAAATCGGTACACCCGCACCCAACCATGAGCGAAGCCATTATGGAGGCTGCTGCTGATGCATATGGCGAGGTGATCCATTTGTAA
- a CDS encoding MBL fold metallo-hydrolase yields MNLHTINTGFFKLDGGAMFGVVPKSIWQRSNPADANNLCTWAMRCLLIEDGDRLILIDNGIGDKQDEKFMGHYYLHGEDTLDKSLAAKGFSRDDITDVFLTHLHFDHCGGSIVRVGDKLRPAFRNAFYWSNAKHWNWAVNPNEREKASFLKENILPIQDSGQLRFVEDKDGVAFHEGISIRFAFGHTDAMMLPQIQYKDKTIVYMADLLPSVGHIPLPYVMAYDMFPLQTLKEKKAFLQEAADKEYILYLEHDPVNECCTLQHTEKGVRLDKTFDLASL; encoded by the coding sequence ATGAACTTACATACCATAAATACCGGCTTTTTTAAACTGGATGGAGGCGCAATGTTTGGCGTGGTACCCAAGTCTATATGGCAGCGGAGCAATCCGGCAGATGCCAATAACCTTTGCACCTGGGCCATGCGCTGCCTGCTGATAGAAGATGGCGACCGCCTGATATTGATAGACAATGGCATTGGCGATAAACAGGACGAGAAATTTATGGGCCATTACTACCTGCATGGTGAGGATACGCTCGATAAATCGCTTGCTGCAAAGGGCTTTAGCCGCGACGACATAACCGATGTATTTTTAACACACCTGCATTTTGACCATTGCGGCGGCTCTATTGTACGTGTAGGTGATAAACTGCGGCCTGCATTTAGAAATGCTTTTTACTGGAGCAATGCCAAACACTGGAACTGGGCAGTAAACCCTAACGAAAGGGAAAAGGCTTCTTTTTTAAAGGAAAATATCCTCCCCATCCAGGACAGCGGGCAGCTCAGGTTTGTGGAAGACAAAGATGGTGTGGCTTTTCATGAGGGCATCAGCATACGCTTTGCATTCGGGCATACCGATGCCATGATGCTGCCGCAAATCCAATATAAGGATAAGACCATTGTTTATATGGCCGATCTGCTGCCCTCTGTAGGGCATATACCCCTGCCCTATGTAATGGCTTACGATATGTTCCCTCTGCAAACGCTGAAGGAGAAAAAAGCCTTTCTACAGGAAGCGGCCGATAAGGAATACATCCTTTACCTGGAGCATGATCCTGTTAATGAATGCTGTACACTGCAACACACCGAAAAAGGTGTGAGATTAGATAAGACCTTTGATCTGGCCAGCCTTTAA
- a CDS encoding YegP family protein: MGKFEITTRKNGEYQFNLKAGNGQVILASEGYSSKSACQNGIESVRKNASDDSKFERKTSTNGKPYFNLKASNGQVIGNSEMYESEASRENGIESVKKNAPTADVSDLS; this comes from the coding sequence ATGGGTAAATTTGAAATTACTACAAGAAAAAACGGTGAATATCAATTCAATCTAAAAGCTGGTAATGGTCAGGTTATATTGGCGAGCGAAGGCTATTCGAGCAAAAGTGCATGCCAGAACGGTATTGAGTCTGTAAGGAAAAATGCTTCGGACGACAGTAAGTTTGAGAGAAAAACATCAACTAATGGCAAGCCTTATTTTAACCTGAAAGCCTCAAATGGTCAGGTAATTGGCAACAGCGAGATGTATGAAAGTGAAGCCAGCAGAGAAAACGGCATTGAATCTGTTAAAAAGAATGCACCTACGGCCGACGTGTCGGACTTGAGCTAA